The following nucleotide sequence is from Candidatus Thorarchaeota archaeon.
CTACCAGACTTCGAGCGGGTGAACAAAAAGCACTTGTCGGTCTCAACGGGTCGGGCAAGACCACTCTGTTCAAACTGATTCTCGGTCTCCTGCGGCCAGTGTCTGGCGAGATAGAGGTCTTCGGCAAGCCCGTGAGACCTGACACGCTGTGGCAGATACGTCAAGAGGTCGGCTTCATGTTCCAGAACCCGGACGACCAGCTCTTTGCTCCCACCGTATGGGATGATGTGTCCTTTGGACCTAAAAACATGGGCCTGTCCCCAGAGGAAGTTCGCGAGCGTGTTTCTTGGAGCCTAGACGCAGTCGGACTGAGCGAGCTTGCACAGCGTCCGATAGGTCAGATGAGCTTTGGTCAGGCCAAGCGTGCGGCATTGGCAGGCGTCTTGGCAATG
It contains:
- a CDS encoding ABC transporter ATP-binding protein, with amino-acid sequence MSIAIDIRHVCFSYDDFQLADITTRLRAGEQKALVGLNGSGKTTLFKLILGLLRPVSGEIEVFGKPVRPDTLWQIRQEVGFMFQNPDDQLFAPTVWDDVSFGPKNMGLSPEEVRERVSWSLDAVGLSELAQRPIGQMSFGQAKRAALAGVLAMRPRVLLLDEPFAGIDFPMIEAVIDIVNALRKEGVAVFYTTHDRFFLEHWADSMTVLGQGQVVYDGPPAEGLEDPDVVAQIGDWERLARRLDHRP